One window of Plasmodium falciparum 3D7 genome assembly, chromosome: 7 genomic DNA carries:
- a CDS encoding Cg1 protein → MFTFLVIIVNVLVCICFLNTKYQIQLDYSVPSTLINLDRSLKYTNITVGKDSFLCILDKSDSFDTCEQYDLLKEVDDFYPNGFDEHKEINNNNNNNKKKKSYNNNYKNNYNHISNNGDNQINNDYDTTYNRYDYIEEHLNKNFLLKYQDNNNMNYNLYLKEDNYEIEYHNAHYWMNVQDENIQASDLTQNIIKDVGDNNTSYKNSNNNGWTCNNVLNKLNNKYSKELKGGKKKKKKKKKKDKKKKNHYDYFSNERNEKVDKLNKTFNCNFKRLYDYIFYKHKINAYHKYRIYNNINDDVLLKSHIIKGKMLTINNTCIDAFNNGNILKICLNKSISFITKRYHTKHKKHITISTYAIGKDLLFSNNTVVQYYSDGKYFFEVLFLCGNNNLRVNSFEKLYNVYYPFIFQIYEHLNTTITKLYNIIIKKLKDNDVYFFKSFSNYQYTEDYYKSLKQKLIHNLNLYYPEAIYLYRITLSGYMFCNYTEKINPPNFFLLKNLMNKCHHFIREDDTMFEICLPYSVIQYKKNAYGKEKYPLVLLGSSYNSLNQGKPFYEKMYDIFPVLKSNHMMKKTIEYYNKLKGNLSTSNPLPTQQNSLSSTNTNNSNISNVKYDYSNKKKNLTSPQMLSSLEEFSLRNGLSPNSMGTSANISPQNSMTTPNNTSDTKGVSSSNTLSSPNTLSSSNRLSSPNTLSSPNTLSSSNRLSSPNTLSSSNTLPSSNTLSSSNTLSSSNTLSSPNTLSSSNTFSSAPNLFPSSFNVSYTPFYITSLSAYFSSSAHHMPYVSTYIIDKPLEVLKYGNGSFYKALAFDLKGGKCIDSLDEVHDYITTMYFDCSLNYKSGTQTKVVNVFQSTECHYYVHITSPYVCAHPLLHMPMKSKNETVKCFRNIYAASSQLQDKWASNTFNNIMYNQYDSMPNIISSNIINNNNNVNNFYNISNKWNDPNISSYKNHNEYTLPNFFFNKEDILKNDDFISNDDKMNLLEYYLLQNKIFKNKNFLSFEAIPKDTEIIFGKKYYFGLGNYVRKRIYKSIPIFHIGNVVRHKYWNYQAVVISWDYSCFAPNEWKKKSFSEYPPEFQNTVHYLLLINNKKKKNQNVFCYTKDPNKKNCNKGNKEHKKNVNIKNNENENENVNVNVNVNGGDYKDHFNQHDKNRYNKNKMDYGPNDKLTYNKNYGEKEKKKENDTNQTDEEVFHFAYVPESSLIYGDEIIYNEYLYEFFEKYNNSFHFYIPKKKHIIWKLFPYDFFNLIF, encoded by the coding sequence atgTTTACTTttcttgttattattgtaaaCGTATTGGTTTGCATATGTTTCTTAAATACAAAATACCAGATTCAACTGGATTATAGTGTACCTAGTACCTTAATCAATTTAGATAGATCTTTAAAATATACGAACATAACGGTAGGAAAAGATTCCTTTCTTTGTATATTAGATAAGTCTGATAGTTTTGATACATGTGAGCAATATGATTTATTGAAAGAGGTTGATGATTTTTACCCTAATGGGTTTGACGaacataaagaaataaataataataataataataataaaaagaagaagagttataataataattataaaaataattataatcatatcAGCAATAATGGTGACAATCAaattaataatgattatgATACAACCTACAATAGGTATGATTATATAGAAGAACATCTAAATAAAAACTTTCTTCTAAAATatcaagataataataatatgaactaTAATTTATACCTAAAGGAAGATAACTACGAAATCGAATATCATAATGCACATTACTGGATGAATGTCCAAGATGAAAATATACAAGCAAGCGATCTTacacaaaatattattaaagatgttggtgataataatacaagTTATAAGAACAGTAATAATAACGGTTGGACTTGTAATAACGTAttgaataaattaaataataaatattccaAAGAATTAAAgggggggaaaaaaaaaaaaaaaaaaaaaaaaaaaaaagataaaaaaaaaaaaaatcattatgattatttttcGAACGAAAGAAACGAAAAAgttgataaattaaataagacatttaattgtaattttaaaaggttatatgattatattttttataaacataaaattaatgcgtatcataaatatagaatatataataatattaatgatgacgtattattaaaaagtcatataataaaagggaAAATGTTAACcataaataatacatgtaTTGATGCGTTTAATAatggaaatatattaaaaatatgtttaaataAATCTATATCATTTATAACAAAAAGATATCATACGAAACATAAAAAACATATCACTATATCTACTTATGCTATAGGAaaagatttattattttctaataataCTGTTGTACAATATTATAGTGATggcaaatatttttttgaagtattatttttatgtggtaataataatttaagagTTAATAGTTTTGAAAAGCTgtataatgtatattatcCATTCATTTTCcaaatatatgaacatttAAATACAACTATTACTAaactttataatattataataaaaaaattaaaagataatgatgtatatttttttaaatcattttcGAATTATCAATATACTGAAGATTATTATAAAtcattaaaacaaaaattaatacacaatttaaatttatattatcctgaagctatatatttatatcgtATTACATTAAGTGGATATATGTTTTGTAATTATACAGAGAAAATAAATCCAccaaatttttttcttttaaaaaatctgATGAATAAATGTCATCATTTTATTAGAGAAGATGATACCATGTTTGAAATATGTTTACCATATAGTGTTATacaatataagaaaaatgcTTATGGGAAAGAAAAATATCCATTAGTTTTATTAGGATCATCATATAATTCACTTAATCAAGGTAAACccttttatgaaaaaatgtaTGATATTTTTCCTGTATTAAAATCTAAtcatatgatgaaaaaaactatagaatattataataaattgaaaGGAAACCTATCAACATCTAATCCTTTGCCCACACAACAAAATTCGCTATCATCTACAAATACgaataattcaaatatatcaaatgtaaaatatgattattcaaataaaaaaaaaaatttaacttCACCTCAAATGTTGTCATCTTTAGAGGAATTTTCTTTAAGGAATGGATTATCTCCAAATAGTATGGGAACATCAGCTAATATATCACCACAAAATAGTATGACTACACCAAATAATACATCTGATACAAAAGGGGTGTCATCATCAAATACGTTGTCATCACCAAATACGTTGTCATCATCAAATAGGTTGTCATCACCAAATACGTTGTCATCACCAAATACGTTGTCGTCATCAAATAGGTTGTCATCACCAAATACGTTGTCATCATCAAATACGTTGCCATCATCAAATACGTTGTCGTCATCAAATACGTTGTCATCATCAAATACGTTATCATCACCAAATACGTTGTCATCATCAAATACTTTTTCATCAGCACCAAATTTATTCCCATCCTCTTTTAATGTGTCTTATACCCCCTTTTACATAACCTCCCTTTCTGCTTACTTTTCTTCATCAGCACACCATATGCCATATGTAAGTACCTATATAATTGATAAACCACTGGAGGTGCTAAAATATGGAAATGGTAGTTTTTATAAAGCGTTGGCTTTTGATTTAAAGGGAGGAAAATGTATAGATTCCTTAGACGAAGTTCATGATTATATAACGACAATGTATTTTGACTGTTCTTTAAATTACAAAAGCGGAACTCAAACAAAAGTTGTTAATGTATTCCAATCAACGGAATGTCATTACTATGTGCATATAACTTCACCTTATGTCTGCGCTCATCCACTGTTACATATGCCCATGAAATCAAAAAATGAGACGGTAAAATGTTTTAGGAATATATATGCAGCAAGTTCCCAGCTTCAGGATAAGTGGGCGAGTAATacgtttaataatattatgtataatcaATATGATAGTATGCCTAATATTATAAgtagtaatattataaataataacaataatgtgaataatttttataatattagtaataaATGGAATGACCCGAATATATCATCttataaaaatcataatgaatatacattaccaaattttttttttaataaagaagatatattaaagaatGACGATTTTATTagtaatgatgataaaatgaatttattggaatattatcttttacaaaataaaatatttaagaataaaaatttcCTTTCCTTTGAAGCTATACCAAAAGATACAGAAATTATATTtggaaagaaatattattttggtTTAGGAAATTATGTACGGAAACGAATTTATAAATCAATTCCCATATTCCATATAGGAAATGTTGTAAGACACAAATATTGGAATTACCAAGCTGTAGTTATTAGTTGGGATTATTCATGTTTTGCTCCGAAcgaatggaaaaaaaaatccttTTCTGAATACCCCCCTGAATTTCAAAACACAGTTCATTATCTTCTCTTAATAAATaacaagaagaaaaaaaatcaaaatgtATTTTGTTATACTAAGGAtccaaataaaaagaattgtAACAAAGGTAATAaggaacataaaaaaaatgtaaacataaaaaacaatgaaaatgaaaatgaaaatgttaaTGTTAATGTTAATGTGAATGGTGGTGATTATAAAGACCATTTTAATCAACATGATaaaaatagatataataaaaacaaaatggatTATGGCCCTAATGATaaattaacatataataaaaattatggagaaaaagaaaaaaaaaaagaaaatgatactAATCAAACTGATGAGGAAGTTTTCCATTTTGCTTATGTACCAGAATCAAGTTTAATTTATGGtgatgaaattatatataatgaatacttatatgaattttttgaaaaatataataattcctttcatttttatattcctaaaaaaaaacatatcatATGGAAACTATTCCCATATgacttttttaatttaatcttttaa
- a CDS encoding glutaredoxin-like protein, which yields MNKYIRAPNLIYICASLGIHSILFKKQKSPDNKNSYHIKDFIKLKNIIFLTSCEVTQDPKEGGGKKNYDRYHNELFNNKINQNKVHIDNNELVNYFDELYEQSKNENIITKGEGEEVEFNSSNLLLPFVEEHEHVKDKNDNDKCIKYEYVNDKCIKDEHGEFERVEENIKLSEDIINIIENILKKYNVVLFMKGTALNPYCKYSKQAIHILKLNKVKQIHTVNILDNQELRNALKIYSNWPTFPQLYVNQKFIGGIDKLQELHDQNKIKDII from the coding sequence atgaacaaatacATAAGAGCGccaaatttaatttatatttgtgcTTCTCTGGGTATTCATTCcatactttttaaaaaacaaaaaagtccagataataaaaattcgtACCATATTAAAGatttcataaaattaaaaaatataatattcttaacATCCTGTGAAGTTACCCAGGATCCAAAAGAAGGaggaggaaaaaaaaattatgataggTACCACAATGAATTAtttaacaataaaataaatcaaaataagGTACACATcgataataatgaattagTAAATTATTTTGATGAATTGTATGAACAaagtaaaaatgaaaatattattacaaaggGTGAGGGGGAAGAGGTAGAGTTCAATTCATCAAACCTTTTGTTACCCTTTGTTGAGGAGCATGAACAtgtaaaagataaaaatgataatgataaatgtataaaatatgaatatgttaatgataaatgtataaaagaTGAACATGGTGAATTCGAAAGAGTAGAagagaatataaaattaagtgaagatataataaatattattgaaaatattttaaaaaaatataatgttgttttatttatgaaAGGCACAGCTTTAAATCCTTATTGTAAATATAGTAAACAAGCTATTcacattttaaaattaaataaagtaAAACAAATTCATACAGTCAATATTTTAGATAATCAAGAATTAAGAAATgctttaaaaatttattcgAACTGGCCTACATTTCCTCAATTATATGTTAATCAAAAATTTATAGGTGGCATAGACAAGTTGCAAGAATTGCATGaccaaaataaaattaaagatattatataa